A stretch of Perognathus longimembris pacificus isolate PPM17 chromosome 1, ASM2315922v1, whole genome shotgun sequence DNA encodes these proteins:
- the Tomm5 gene encoding mitochondrial import receptor subunit TOM5 homolog, whose product MFRIEGLAPKLDPEEMKRKMREDVLSSIRNFLIYVALLRVTPFILKKLDSI is encoded by the exons ATGTTCCGGATCGAGGGTCTCGCGCCAAAGCTGGACCCGGAGGAGATGAAACGGAAGATGCGCGAGGACGTGCTCTCGTCCATACGGAACTTCCTCATCTACGTGGCCCTGCTGCGAGTCA cTCCATTTATCTTAAAGAAATTGGACAGCATATGA